GCGAAACCCCTGCCCGCCTCACCAGCACGAGCAGCCTCAATAGCAGCATTCAAAGCAAGCAAATTCGTCTGCTCCGCAATATTCGTAATAACATTAGTAATCTCCTCAATACTCCTACTCATCTCGGAAACCTTTCTGACTGACTCCTCGATTTCGTTCATGGTTTTCTGGATGCTTTCGATTTGCTTGGCGGAGGTTTCTCCTTTCTGTCTGCCTTCGTTGGCTATTGTGACGACTTCGTTTACTGCCGCTTCGAATTCGTCCATTGCTCTGACGCTCTCCGAACTCGTCTCAGCAACGAAGCGCATTCCTTCAGTTATCT
This sequence is a window from Thermococcus sp. 21S7. Protein-coding genes within it:
- a CDS encoding methyl-accepting chemotaxis protein, translated to HKLKGLIGEIVHVTDELEKRATLLAQISSDVTEAINQVNEAVQQVSIEAQRQQENINEITEGMRFVAETSSESVRAMDEFEAAVNEVVTIANEGRQKGETSAKQIESIQKTMNEIEESVRKVSEMSRSIEEITNVITNIAEQTNLLALNAAIEAARAGEAGRGFA